The DNA segment GAGGTGATCCATTGTCACAGAGTATGACAGATTGCTCTATTACATTTTCCAGTTCCCGGATGTTACCCGGCCAGTGCCAGGCTTCCAGTTCGGCCATCATTTTGGGGGCAATGCCCTGAAAAGACCTGTTGTTGCGGTTACTGCAGGCTACTGCAAAATGATTCGCCAGCAGGCTGATGTCTTCCTTACGTTCACGCAGGGGAGGCAACACTACCGGAAATATGTTGAGGCGGTAGTAGAGATCCAGGCGGAAACGGCCTTCCGCTACTTCTTTTTCAAGGTTACGGTTGGTAGCAGCCACGATACGCACATTGACCTTAAAAGGCGCTTTCCCCCCTATACGTTCTATTTCTTTTTCCTGGAGCACCCGCAATAGTTTGACCTGCAGTTCCAGGGGCATTTCGCCAATTTCATCCAGGAAGATGGTGCCATCAGCAGCCTGCTCAAATTTTCCGATCCTCCTGTCGGTAGCACCGGTAAAAGCCCCTTTCTCGTGTCCGAATAGTTCAGATTCTATGAGTGAAGCAGGCAATGCAGCACAGTTGACTTTGATGAAAGGTTTTGTCCTGCGGTGAGAAAGGTGATGGATGCAATGGGCAATACGCTCTTTACCGGTGCCGCTTTCACCCATGATGAGCACAGAGGTGTCGAACGTTGCTACCTGTGCGATGTGATCCAATACGGATAATAATTGTTGGCTGTTGCCAATGATGCCTTCAAACCCGGCATTGGCTCTTCCCTGTTCTGCGGTACTATTTTTTTGCTGAGCGGTTAGTTGTTCCTGCAGCACTTCCCGGCGTTGTCTCCATTCAAGGTTGTGCTGATGACGATAGCGTGCTATATCGAGTGTGATGAGCACATCTTTTGCCCGGAAAGGTTTCACCAGGAAGCCATAAGGCTCTGTGAGCTTTGCCGCTTCCAGTACACGTTGGTTGGAATTGGCAGAGAGGTAAACGAAAGCAATGTTTTGTTCCTTTAATTGCCAGGCCAGGTCAATACCTGTCCCGTTGCCCCTGAGATAGATGTCGAGCAATACAAGTTGTGGTTTGTGCTGACTGATGAGTTTCCGCGCTTCTTCCACCGAAGCAGCAATGCCACATACCCGGTATCCGGCTTTTTCCAGCGTGAGCCGGAGATCATTGGCCACGATGAATTCATCTTCTACTATGAGGATCTGTTCGGTCATGTGTTTCTGATTCCGCAGAGTCCCCTTCGGGAGACTCTGCGGGGAAATTAAATTTGCTTTGTTCAATTTTCATAGACGGCCATTCGCCCGTGCGGGAATCTGATCATGATAGAAACTCCTTTATCACTTTGTATGATGAAGACGCCATTCAACTGTTTGGTAAGCCCCTGCATCAGGTTCATGCCCAGTGAACGGACAGCGGCTGTATCAAAGCCCGCCGGCAATCCCCGGCCATTGTCTGCAATGACAAGCAGTACATGGCTATCCTGGTCCTGTTTCATTAATATGTTTATGGTACCCTCGCTGTTATCCGGAAAAGCATATTTGAAGGCATTGGTGATGGATTCATTGAGTATGAGGCCCACGGGCACAGCCTGTGCAACATCCATGGCTATTTTTTCTACCTGCAAACTGAACCCGATCTTATGGCTGAGGTTGAAGTTATCGCTCAGGTATTCCACCAATTCGCGGATGTAAGCCTGCATGTCAATAGCCGATTCCGTTTCAGACTGGTATAAACGCTGGTGAATGAGTGACATGGCGCGCATGCGGTGCTGGCTATCGCGGATGGCCATGAGAGCGGCATCATTGTCGAGATAGGCAGATTGAGTATTGAGCAGGCTGATGACGATCTGCAGGTTATTTTTTACCCGGTGATGAATTTCCTTAAGCAGCCATTCTTTTTCTTCGAGCAACCTGTCTTTTTCCGTTACGAGTTGTTGCAGGGATTGATTTTGCCTGTTGATCTCTTCCTGCTTGGCTTCCAGCCGCCGGTTGCTGCGCTGCCTGATGAGATAACGGTTGTACAATAACCCTACTATTATCAGCAGCAGCACGACAGCGCCAATGGTAAGGTTGCCGGTAAGTTTTGCCTGCTTTAACCGGCTTTGCTGTAGCTGATTCTCCCGTTCGAGGGCACTGATGTTCTGTTCTTTTTTGCCGGTTTCATAGGCTACCTGCAGTTCCTCTATCTGGCGGCTTTTGCTTTCATTGAAAAGTGAATCATTTAGTGTTTTATAGCTGTTGAAATGGTCTATTGCAGCAAGGTAACTGCCCGTGGCAGAATCCACTTTAAAAAGAAAAAAATGAAGGTCCCTGATCCTGGATGTTAATGCTATACCCGGCGGCATGGCCATTGCTTTTTCGAGGTACCGGCGGGCATGGTCATAGCGATGCCTGTTGAGGTAGAACTCGCCCATGGTAAAGTATACTTCAAAGGTGAAGACGTTACCCTGGTCCATTTTTTCTTCCCAGGCTATCATTTCCAGGTAATGTTGTTCTGCCAGGGCATATTGTTTTAAGGCAGTGTAACAGTCGCCCAATGAGGTGGCCACTGCCTGTTTATCTGCCAGGCGGACCGGAGGGAATTTATCCCGGGTGCTTAACACTAACTTCAACGCCTCCTTTTCTTTCTTTTGCCGTATTAATGCACGCACCTGGTGTCCGTTGAATCTGTGCATGGGACCGTGTAAAGCCAGTTCAAGGTTTTGCTGAAAGAATATGACTGCCCTTCCGTACCATTCGGCACATTTATCAAAATGCCCTAATTCCCTGTACACACTTCCCAGTCTGCCATAGAAATAGCCACCCGACACACTATCGGCAGTAGCCTGCATGCTCCTGACCGTTTCCAGCGCATAAAATAGTGCTTTCTCGTAGTTGCCTTTCGCCGTGGCAACAGCCGAGAGCAGGTCATAAGTATAATGCAAATTGGCATACCCGATATCCTGGTACATTTTCAAAACACGGAGAAACCCTTGCTCTGCACTGTCCAGCTTTCCCTGGTGCATGTAAACATCTGCCACATCTTTCAAGGCTGCAAT comes from the Paraflavitalea devenefica genome and includes:
- a CDS encoding sigma-54-dependent transcriptional regulator, coding for MTEQILIVEDEFIVANDLRLTLEKAGYRVCGIAASVEEARKLISQHKPQLVLLDIYLRGNGTGIDLAWQLKEQNIAFVYLSANSNQRVLEAAKLTEPYGFLVKPFRAKDVLITLDIARYRHQHNLEWRQRREVLQEQLTAQQKNSTAEQGRANAGFEGIIGNSQQLLSVLDHIAQVATFDTSVLIMGESGTGKERIAHCIHHLSHRRTKPFIKVNCAALPASLIESELFGHEKGAFTGATDRRIGKFEQAADGTIFLDEIGEMPLELQVKLLRVLQEKEIERIGGKAPFKVNVRIVAATNRNLEKEVAEGRFRLDLYYRLNIFPVVLPPLRERKEDISLLANHFAVACSNRNNRSFQGIAPKMMAELEAWHWPGNIRELENVIEQSVILCDNGSPLELKRPLSNGALINTATVTTPQHHTTAKSLTDIRKIQEDTEREYIMAILRKTNGRIRGEGGAAQLLNLKPTTLESKMHKLGIKKEDL
- a CDS encoding tetratricopeptide repeat-containing sensor histidine kinase; this encodes MLRVWLIASVLVIVARAAKGQEASGNSYATLMNRLQRSLPDTNRIKILLEIAWYYDVKPGVHTNVSDSGIAYATKAKQLSDQLRAVAWQHKSLFMLGEMYFEQRDYDQGRSCFLQVIDHFQKTGDKEQEAAVWTRLANTIPDQKLASNMDSAFAEHLRYFKLARELYRQTGNREKEIAALKDVADVYMHQGKLDSAEQGFLRVLKMYQDIGYANLHYTYDLLSAVATAKGNYEKALFYALETVRSMQATADSVSGGYFYGRLGSVYRELGHFDKCAEWYGRAVIFFQQNLELALHGPMHRFNGHQVRALIRQKKEKEALKLVLSTRDKFPPVRLADKQAVATSLGDCYTALKQYALAEQHYLEMIAWEEKMDQGNVFTFEVYFTMGEFYLNRHRYDHARRYLEKAMAMPPGIALTSRIRDLHFFLFKVDSATGSYLAAIDHFNSYKTLNDSLFNESKSRQIEELQVAYETGKKEQNISALERENQLQQSRLKQAKLTGNLTIGAVVLLLIIVGLLYNRYLIRQRSNRRLEAKQEEINRQNQSLQQLVTEKDRLLEEKEWLLKEIHHRVKNNLQIVISLLNTQSAYLDNDAALMAIRDSQHRMRAMSLIHQRLYQSETESAIDMQAYIRELVEYLSDNFNLSHKIGFSLQVEKIAMDVAQAVPVGLILNESITNAFKYAFPDNSEGTINILMKQDQDSHVLLVIADNGRGLPAGFDTAAVRSLGMNLMQGLTKQLNGVFIIQSDKGVSIMIRFPHGRMAVYEN